One window of Botrimarina mediterranea genomic DNA carries:
- a CDS encoding DciA family protein, translating to MDQDVAQKLSDLCKRSEKERAGFYARRPKRAGDVVAAVVAKHGYAAVKGADRVRDGWAKAAAEVLGDAAIAGMTAAGALKRGVLEVMVANHVVMQEINFHRPALLAATQTALSDSKITALRFKVGRIT from the coding sequence GTGGACCAAGACGTCGCCCAAAAGCTGTCGGACCTGTGCAAGCGTTCGGAGAAGGAACGCGCCGGGTTCTACGCGCGGCGGCCTAAGCGTGCGGGGGATGTGGTGGCGGCGGTGGTCGCCAAGCACGGCTACGCCGCAGTGAAGGGCGCCGACAGGGTGCGGGACGGCTGGGCGAAGGCGGCGGCCGAGGTGTTGGGCGATGCGGCGATCGCCGGCATGACCGCGGCCGGCGCGCTCAAGCGGGGCGTCCTAGAGGTGATGGTCGCCAACCATGTCGTCATGCAAGAGATCAATTTCCACCGACCCGCCCTGCTCGCCGCCACGCAAACGGCGCTATCCGACTCCAAGATCACAGCGCTGCGATTCAAGGTAGGACGGATTACCTGA